The genome window GACCCTAACTATAGCAATTCCAAAAAAAATTGATAGTTCAACTACTAGATATGAACACTTATATGCATATCGAACCACACACATCCAAAAACGCTACCAAAAACCTCGATAGCAAGTGCCCAGACACACTTGCAAGATCAAAATGTGCCACGATTTGAGGCTACGTATGGTAAATAAGGAAGTTTGGTCAGATCTCTATATACTTGATAAAGTCAACTGTTTGACCTTGTTTCTATACATGGTCGTGTTTGTCAACTGTTTGGGTAGCTGACAAACTAGGCAATGGCTCGAGAGATGGTTCGGGTTCGCTACTGGTGGGCTGGTTGCGGAATGATGCAAACGACGATGGGCTTGACCTTAGATGAGGGGCTTGAAAGCGCAGTGGCCCGGTGGTGGGCCCATTGATCATATATGGGTTGTTAGGTTGAACCAGTGTAGATGCAGGGATTTGAAGAACTTTAACCGTGCTAGTGTCTGTAATCAAaaacatagttgttaatggcgaatagtgacaaatagcgataaggtacctatatgctacatagcaaaTGGCGATAAATAGTGATACACTAGGAAAAAAATTAtatgtatcatcatcatcatcatactcagtagatcccaccaatagcaaagctaaggaagggtctgaggagggtaagatgtagacagccttacctctaccccgtaggaatagagaggctgcttccagtgagacccccggctcgatagtagttttgcatcaagccttggacataaggcacataacactcagcaattgagacaactgccgattagtgcatatacccccttgtctttcggctatcagcGCCACCACATGaaaaccatccccctcttttaacgttattttcacgaaaaaattatatgtatattatatcaaaataccctggtatatatactattttacatgtatatttaacaaaaacctaaaatccaactattttatagctatatttaattgtttttatattaaaaaaaattgtcgtTATTATCGCTACCTATTgctacaaccctaatagcgagcctagacctatacgctacgtagcgcaCTATAGCGACCGCTACGCTCGCTATCGACAACTATGATCAAAAGAAATAAAACAATAACCAAATAATGTTATTGAAAAAATGTAAGTTAACGTGAAATCGTGTAGAGATACCTTTAGGTGTGCTCTTCCGGTTGAGCTCTGTTTGGTTTAGATTGAGTGTGTCATGACGGTCTTGCGTTGACGAAAGATGAACTGGGACCCAGTACTCTTTAAGATCAGGGGTGCTGAACTTGCAATCGAATGCTATAAATGGCGACAGTCTTTCTTTCAATGTGCTAATATCATCGTTCATTTCCATGTCAGCGTCACTTTGTATCTTTTCATTTTTGCAATCAACCAGTGAAATCTGGAAAACATCCTGAATAAGGTTGACTAAATTAGTGCACCACATTACCACAGATGACATAAGTTGGCTTTCGGCCCGTTTGACCAATTTgactatttttttttcttattattgACCCCTTTTTAGATGAATGAATCGAGGAAACGTAAGTTCAGGCTTCAATGGTCATTTTATTACTGGTCAAACAGGGTGTGCGGTAATGggtcaaaaacaagttttggGGAAAATGGTCATTTCGTTACTGGTCGAAACGGGCTGGGCGGGGTTGACCCGCATACATTTGTTGAGATCTGATGCACTAAAGactaaacatagactcaagttGACTTTCAGCCGTTTGACCAATTTGACTGCTCTCCCTTTTTTATCTACTTTTTTATTGTTGATCCATATACATTCGTTGAGATATACAACACGAAAGAACAAAGCATAGACTCAGATTGACTTTCATCCTGTTTAACCAATTTGACTTGCTTCCCTTTTTTTAAACTATTTTTCTATTGTTGACCAACTTACGTTTGTTTATAATCATTGAACTAATTATATACTTAAGTTGGCTTTTAGCACGTTTAACCAATTTGACCCGTTTCCCTTTGTATCTGATTTTTTAATTAttgacccgtttgagataaaaGGAATGAGAAAACACACCACTGGTTCACCAAAAATCGTTAACAGTTTCATATCAGCCATAAGCATCTGAATTGTCTTTAAATGCATTGAAATTACGGGGTGTTGGCACTCGTCTATCACTAACAGCTCCCACTTAATATGAACAAGCGTTTCCATGTCCTGCAAATGAAAAATATCCATATAATTCATGCACGAATTTGTATTAGTTTCATATAAAAACAATCGCGTACCTCCACAATGGCGTCTGGAGAAGATAAAAGGACTTGAAATTCTGAACCTCTAATGGCAGCCCGTATATCTTTGGTCCCTTTGTACGTTACAACATTGATCGACTTTGACCACTTTGAAAACTCGCTTTCCCACAACAAACGAGCACTGGAAGAAGCTATTATTAAAATAGGCTTCTTCATGTTATCCAGTAATGACGATACAAAACTGATCACCTTAAGTAGCCGGTCCTGCAACATCCCGTTAATAAAGTAAAAAGTAGAAAAATGTTTAAACATATACTTTATCTTTTGTTCGTTTAAAAAAGGATTATCGTTTAAAGAAAAAATAGGCCAAGATTTTAACCTGCCCgtcaaacaaaacagcattttgaCCTTTGTTCCGATGATCATGAAGCTTGTTATAATAAGGAAGAATACGATTATGTATTTCAACAATTTGACCTCTTTTGGCAAGCATCGAGGCACGGTGACGTGCTTGTTTCGACGATCGTGCACCCATGTTGGCATCTACTTGTGCATTCGAAGTTGAATGTTTCCGTTTCCATGACTCACCAGGCTGAAGTGGCGGTAGCGGTATTTTTGAACCGGACATTTGTGATGTAAGGTATAACTAGTGGGATTCCTCGCGCATTGCGGCGGGTATTTGGTAGGTAACTTGGTATCAGTTTGGTTTGTTAcagtaccggtacggtaccggcaCTCAGTATAACAACTGAAATAGATATGTCCAAGATGACATCAACACGTCTTTACATTTCAAAaccaaaatgtaaaaaaaaaaaaaaaaaaaaaaaaaaaaaaaaaaaaaaaaaatcttacttTAAGTTGTAGACAGATCTGTTCTTGCAAATGTGAACCTGCAAAAGCCAAACGCATACAATTGTATGAAGATACTTTGTTAGAATcataatgcggtaaaatatcggatattggtcaaggaccgatatttgagatatcagttatcgcggtgggatatcggtaattttaatatcatgctaaatttatataaATAGCAATTTAagactaacaattcagtatactctcctaccgttaacaaattaaccttttgcaacttgcaaaacactaacaattgtagcaagtaggaactcaCTAAGACTTAAAAGttaaaacactaacaattaagacttaaaacactaacaattaagacttaaaagttaaaacactaacaattaagacttaaaacactaatagcaacaataagaagaaagacaaaTGGTAGAACCAAGAAGAAAGGTGCTGATAATCGGGAAAATCAGTGATATATCAGTCAATATCGCTGATATAGTCGGTACGATATTCTGGCCGATACTTTACACCGATATCTCGGTAGGGGACCGatgaccgatatatcactgatatacaTTAACTACATAGAGACTGCTTCAACAAAGTTCAGCAATTTAAGCAATCAACTGTAAACTAAAGGTATAAACCCTAGATGTTAActtaatttcaaaaagaaaataaattacCAAAACAATGCTCTAATTGTTACATTCACAGTGCTTCAGATGGACCAATCAATCAATATATATGGGTTAGTTATAAAAACACAGTACAattagactaaagggtatggagaggatgggcttggaggggatgagccgccacgtaagcgccacgtaggagtggcttggaggggatggacctagggggtggggatgaacccctttatgtatatatatatgtatgtatgtataggtatatgtgagaggaAGAGAAGAAAGCAGATCCGGCTACCCGGCTGTGGGTGGCCGGTTGTGCCGAGCCGAGccccaggggggcggtgtgggggaccggcgccggtcctagccgggcctcagccggcccccataccttccagTCTTACTGTTCATAAAAAAAGCCCTTTGGTTTGGTAAGAGAATAAAATAAAGTTGACAGCAGCATGTTATTACTGAGTACTGACTCAATCAATACATAATACATGGTTAGTGATGCTAATCCTAAAGTGAAGCAATCTATTGTAAAGCAAACAACAGAATCTAATTTGAATTGCAGTTACTTACTTACCTTGAAACCCTAGATCTCCCAAATCATCCTCTTCAGTTGGAGTAAGTAAGTATATGTGAATGTGACATTATAATAAAACTAGTAGTATTTTGGGGAAAGGAACGACACGTGGCTTCTGATGGTCCACGTTGGCAGAAGTAATTCAAACAACTAAACATTGTTTGTTTTGCTAAGGTTAGGGAATGCTTGACGGCAAGGTTTTAAAAACTGGTTTATACTAGTTGGTTAAATCGGATATCGGAAGTTTGGCCGGCACAAATCATATCGGAAGTTTCAACCGGATGTATCAGGCAGTTTTACTCGTTCTACCAGTTTCATTTTTGGAAAACGACATAATATGACGATTACACCCTCCATTTAAAtgagaaaaacaataaaaaactGCAGAAATTACAGTTTTAGACGATTATACCCTCCAAAAAGTGCAGAAATTTCTAACccatgaaaatgacaacaaaaataaaaactcaaGAACCCAATACAAAAGTTTTCATTTTAACCCAAGgaccattttggcattttactttAAATGAAAAGAGTATTTGTGagaatgagtaaattacaagtttagTCCTTTATCTCTATCTTTTTTTTTCAGGCGGTGTGTTTTGACGCAAAATTTGACGAGTTATGTACTTAAGGTTTTAAAATCTTAAACGATATGTCCTTTGagcctaactcagttaatttacTGTTAATAATAACATATATGAAACAACTTACTGTGTCTTTTTCAACCAGAATTACGAATTtctttatgtattttttttgttgtatgaaattatttatttatttaatgcaCACTCTTGTGCCATTTACACCTAGaaaaactaaaaacaaagtgAAGAAAATTTTTTGTGTACATAATGCTTTATATTTCTTAATGAGTTAAATGTTATTGTAGTTTATGTGGTTTGGTCTATTTTGTTATtttagttcaaaggtttgaaacgttgttATTTTAGTTAAAATAGTTTCaagcgttgccattttagtctactgggttaactccgtccattttttatgttagctagaagggtaattcgatcattttatatggtcgaattgcccttctagttaacagtaTTACATTTAAAACGACCGAAATTGTAACAACCCGACCTtccgaagtcaaagtcaaagtcacaGTCAGATTGTTATTCAGATCTGTCTTTTCTTGCTTAATTATTGCTTGTACTCTCAACACTCGATAATTGATTTAACTCTTGGTGTTAATCGATATGTTAGTTGATGATATTTTAAACTATGAATTGCTACTAGCAGAAGTAACAATTAAATATAACTAAACGCTATTCTACCATCGCTATCACAACGCAACGCAACGCAAACTCAAACGAATGATTATGTTAGGTTTATGACTATAATTGTGtgtatgttattatgtgctttaCTTGTGTGTGCCTTATGTATGTTTTGGGTGATTAttcgaaaacgcaatcgcaactctatcgcaacgcaatctcaacACAACTCGAAACGCAGATTTAATTTATGCATTTTAATTGATAAgtagttaggttatttgtgtaactaatgtttaaatactatcgcatcgcttactcgcaactcgcttaaacgcaacgctcaacgcacgaaacgaaaagtcggaaaactaactcgcacgggccgtccgatcgaatgaccgttcgatcgaatggtcatccgaccggatgaccatccgatcggatggccatccgattgaACAGCCGTCCGACCCACTTCACACCACCTTTCACccctttgcctataaatacctcacCTGTCACATCAACTGTTCATTGATGTGACATCACCATTCGACCCACGCACTCTCAGGCTCTTTCCctccgatttctcgcgattcttgtaaatTTTCcttcctaaatcttgtacatccATTTTCATTGCACACATCTCTATCATCCTCTCCATCAAATCTCACACTTTCATCATGAAATCCCCTGGTTTGAGTTGTTCCAAGATGACATCATCACGAGTTCCGATGAACACTGTTGAATGACCTCGTCTCATCAAGAATGGTTcggatctaaaggatttctacaTGTTTTTACACCGATTTCAactaaatctaaacattttcaaactgtttcaaactttttctcacattcttcactttacactcaaaaccgataggATCTGAACTCGTTCGGGCTCTTTACTCATTCTCTAGTAAAGAACCGGCCTGAGAACGGATTCCTACCGAAGAGACGACTGATTCAAGGGTTGAACTTGAAACTCTATCAAGAACAGTTAAGTCTGGTCGAACGGAGTGATTCCTGTCCGATTGACCGAGCTGAACTTGGAGGGGTTTCCATTGTTTAACATGTCGTCATGCCGTCTCCGACAAACCGCAAAACTTTTCAACTTAACTGATTTTATGAAGTTTTACAAACAAACAAGTTTCCAATCGAGTAGCCATCCGACCGaacggccatccgtccggatgacttGACATTTGAAATACTCCATGTTTTCCAAAATACTACAACGGAAACTTCAAAAGTTTAAACGTTTCACAAATACACAACCTCAGTGGAATGACCAaccgaccgaatggtcatccgtccggacggTCATCCGACCTcaatgttacatgctggttatgcgtaaacgctttcgctGTACTATATGttattaaacttgtgtactcacttttacactatgtgtattgacttttattttaacgtatgtgacaggtgtttaggatgctatgcTATGCTTGCTGTTATGGAATCAAGTTAGGAGGTCTAGAAACGTCacattaaatctgagttgtcggaacaatttAATTGTCTTTGATTTTACTGTGTATgttcatggtatgggacgtgaatGCTAAATATATGGTaatttaatagttgttatggattctcttggacaatctgtttcgctcagtgtcgcgccccgatgtttccgtcattggttggggtgtgacagaaatgcccttctagttaacaaaataaagggacgaagttaacccagtggactaaaatgataacgtttaaaactatttggactaaaatgacaatgtttcaaacctttggactaaactggcataATGGCcaaaaccacatggactaaaatgacatgtAACTCTTTCTTAATAAACATCAACAAGTACAAAATGGCTATTTAAACTCTTAAAAGGGACTCCTCAACTACAAGTAACATAAACTGTTGACTGAACCACTTGACCAACTGATAAACTGTTGACTCAGTTGACTATTTCTAACATTAACCCTCAAGTTAAATGGTGGTACCGATATGCAGCTTTGATCTGAAAGACGCAAACTAAGGCCACCCGGGGTTGATTAATTTTTGTTCGTGATGGATAAACTCAACGCGTGAACAATAGGAAAATACCACCGCCACCCCATAAGTTTAACGCGTGGATATTAAATCGCGTTAACATTTTGACGCGTGATGATTTGAGTGTTGTGTGGGAAATTGTTGGTTAGGGGGGGAGGGGggaattgttgggtgtggtggtgagtgatggacatttccactaaaaaaggttgtgagtgatgaaataatggttgatgacaacatggcggaacttgattggatgttgtgagtgataaatgggtggtgagtgatgaccacccctaccccCTAAGTAGATGTCACTGCCAGGGTGGGCTCAAGGAGGAGTGAAATAAAGCAAACGCTTTAGACCTTCACTTCCCTAGGGCCCCAAATTCTTAAGAAAACATATTATATGTAGGTAATCTTGGCTTTAAAATTGTTGGCGTTGAGGTTTATGATATATAACTATGTATACATAGAGATGGTATATGAATCGTAGGATCAAAagtaatttttttcttttatttttttacgaAAAGAGTCTCAATTTTATTATCCGTTTTAGGCCTACAATATTTTTGAGCCGCTTGCGAGAATTCTTGCCGAATAAGAGTTGAGAACAAGTATCCACAAATGCTTATCATGAAAAACTAAAATAAAGAGAAGCAAAGAATTTGTGTGCATGTAATTCTATATATTTCTGAATCATGGGTCAAAGTATAAAAAAGCTTTCTTCTTTGAATAACACGATGTTAAATTAACCATAACACTAGTTTTCATTATTTTACCAATCATAAGACAGACACGTACATACATATATAGCATACTTTTTTTCACAACATTAATTGGTTCCAATGGACCAACTGAACAAATATGATCTCTTTTaagaaaaattacaaatataaataaaacaactTGCAACACTCAGATCAAACACAACAATAATAAGTGATGGTTCATCTTCGGAAAAGCATTCAGATGGAGATGGACAATCATTTGCGACTCCAGACAGCGAAATAAGTTTGAACAGCAGTAAGAAAAAGAGCTATCAAAGCTCCAAGAAGTGAAATAAACTTCCATGGGCTCTTGCGATATTCACGCCTAAGGTCGGAAATGGGTGTGTTACTACAACCTTCATAGTAACTTTGTATGTCATCCTTAAGTTCAACATATGCTTCATTTTGTGGAATTAAATCCGCGGCTATTTCATTGAAGAAATCCACGACGTCATTATCAGTCCCGAAGCGGTGTTGAAGCACCCCAGCTTTTTTAAGAACCCTAACGTCCTCATGGCTACCAATCAGAGACCGAAGAAGACAAACGTACGATGCAAAGCATTCATCTTTACCTGAGCCCGTTTCATAGGCTATCAAGTTTAACAAAAGAGGCTTGGTTTCACCCGACAAGGTTATTGGTGGGAGTTGTACAGCAGCTGAAAACTCAAACCAGCCCTTAGAGAACCTCACGTGTTTTAAAGAAATAGGGTCACATTGCTTGAAACGAATCCCTACATCCAAAAGCTGGTTAACAGTGGGGAAGTTATTGCTGTTGTAATTGTATTCTTTATTCTTATACTTCATGGAGACATCTTTAGGTATATGAGTAAGATAAagaagatggagaagatgatCCGGTGCATTGTCGCCAGTTAACTCGGATTCCAAACGTTGTTGATCACTTCGGATGCAAAGTATTGATTTTAACCACGTTCTTTTCTGATCTGAAGACCTCAACATATAAATATTATGGATGAGCGCTTggatgtttttaaaaatatatgtttCATTCCATATATTCATCATTTGTAGAAGTTTGAAGGGGATTTGGTTTTCAAGTAATAACAAATCTCCCCAAACACTTAAAACCAGGTCGAAGCTCTTGAACAAGCTTCCATAAGCACGAGAAGACCCCCCCATATGAACGTATAACATAAAATAAAGAATAAAACAAGAATCCAGCAACATCATCTTAATGAAGACCTTATCGGAATACTTGGTTGTCGAGTCTTGTTCATAAAAGCTTCTTAAATCTTTCATCATTTCCTCTTCACCAACCTTTTTGTACAAACTTATTAAGGCCCCCGGCCTGTGTTTAAAGAGACTACTTGCCATAACAGGCTTGAGTTCCTCGAACGCCTGGAGTTTTGGTTCTTCATAATGGTAAGGACCAATGGAGACATCCTGAGGAGCAAAGCATTCCTCGTAGTTGTGTTTCTCACTCAGCATGCTTGGAACTCTGGGGATTTTTTTTGCGGCTGATGACGGTTGGGAAGTGTCATTGGCATCGACATCGGTAACTGAGCCGATAATCCAGTCAAGAATCTTGTCATCTGGGATATCGATGCTGTGTTGGATTTGATCATGCTCAGACATTTTTGTATTTCAGGGTTTAGGATTGGTGATTGTGGAATCAGAAGAAGCAGGTGCTCAGATATGGTATTGGTACAAGGATGATACGTATACCCGGAGTACTGACTCAATCAATATATGGTTAATGATGTTAATCCTAAAGTCAAAGAATCTATTGTAAAGCAAACAGAAACTAATTTGAATTGTATTACTTACTTACCTTGAACCCTAGATCTCCCAAATCATCCTCCTTCAGTTCGAGTAAGTATCAGGGTGTATGGGTTATAGCTTATTTTGTGTGTTGACTTGTAAGTTATTCACTTATAAAAGTTGAGTAAATTATTTTTAAGTAATTatattttagtggttttaactatcTAATTTCAAAATTAAAATGTTTAACGTCTTGAGTCTCTAGACATATTTTTATAGGGTAAATTattttttgagtccctgtgttttatgggttttaactagttgagtccaaaagcaaaaagtttaacggcCTGAGTCCCtataaacattttctttaaccatttgagtccaaatttctaactccaTCCACCAAGTTTGTTAACtacaagggtaatttggtcatttacatCCAAAGTACAAGTCTTATATGCACAAGAGTATAAGGAACAAGTGTTTAATGCataaatattttaatattttttattattataaacacCTGCACACACATTTCAcacacacctctctctctctatacctaagatctttctctctctaacacaCCTTTCTCTCTCAAGAAAACCACCACCACACCACAACCATCACCACCGTACAACCATTACCTCCTCCACCACCGCACAACCACCTACACCAACATCGTCGCATCAACACCGCATCACTACCACCAACACCGCAACACCAACACCTCTCTTTATCTGCACATACTAGCACCCTCCACCACCACACCTCCACTGCACCACCGTCGCACTACCATCACCACCGCTGCACCACCTCCAACAATCCGACTTCACTGCATCACCATTACATCAGAGGCCGAACAACCACCAGTAGATTGGAAGCACAAGATGCACAGATGAAGATTCCAACAACTGGCCACCATCAGTAAACCTGAAACTGCCTCAGACCGTCACCATCATCCACCAGATCTCATCACCACTGCCGCACCCTTCACCATCCCACCCGCCATCATTCAAATCTGACCACCAAATCAACTTGGCTTCGAATTTTATTTATTCATCCCTATTCCCAAATTATAAACCCTAACTTCTATAATACACCAATTCAAGGAATACATACGATATTTACCATTCACTCGCTGCCCCGGTCTCAACCTTTGATGATGGCGGCCGCAGAGGAAGTGATCGGGGCGATCAGGTTGGGGTATGATCTTACGGAGGATTTGAGATTGAAATATTGTAAAGGGAAGTCACCCGAGTCGAGGTTGATTGGGATAGATGATGAACAGGTTAGAGATATTGTGATCCCGGGTGGGATATTGATTCAGAATGTATCGAAATCGATTAATTGTGACAAGGGTGAACGGATGCGGTTCAGCTCGGATATTCTGTCTTTTCAGCAGGTATTTGATTCTTAAACTAGAAAGTGGAAACTATTTGGTGTTTTGGAACTTGTGGGTTTGAATATTTTTGTGTGTTCTTGATGTGTATGGTTGACCGGTGGTGCTTTGCAATATGTAGTGCTACGCTCGATTGAAAAAATGCTGGTATTTTCAGCTCGATTGAAATcacggtggcggtggtggtggtggtggtggtggttgtgagAGAGATCAGGAAGAGAGAGAGGGATGAGGAACAGAGATGCACATTGTTCTGTGTTTGTATGTATATGTAATTATAATAATAAGAGTAAAtaagtttttttaatataaaagggtgttttggttattttaaaaaaagttaactgAGATTATCTAACtgagttagaaatttggactcaaatggttaaagaaaatgcttatagggactcaggtcgttaaactttttgcttttggactcaactaattaaaactcataaaacacagggactcaaaaagtaatttacccatttttataacattttgagACCATTTTttactcaaaacgttataaaatgataAAATGAGTGGCCAGGGACTCAGGGTGTTAAaccttttgattttggactcaaatggttaaaaccactgaaacacagggactcaaaaagtaatttactctaaaagttaataagttgtttttataGTGTTTGGGTTACcttatttaagttgtttttgtgtGTTGAGAAGTTAGTATTTATAACTtatgacttatataagttaataagttgttgaGAAGTTGTTTTTGAGAAATTAGTATTTATAACTtataacttatataagttaataagttgttttttttagaaggaatcccaaacacccctgTATGTGACATAATAATAAAACAGTATTTTGGGGAAAGGAACGACACATGGCTTCTGGTTGTCCATGTTGGCAGATGTAATTCAGACAAtaaggccgtggggtatggtggggcgggggtttggcgTGGGTTGGGACGTTAGTTGACACGTGACTTGGGGGGCAGACATGGGCTAAACCCACATTCAACACGGTATGGTGGGGCAggggtttggggcgtgggttgggggaatgTGATTggctagtttggtttggccatCGAGAGCCTGCCATATCACCttgctagcccgccccacgcccggcttcaaactcACGCCTcttgggccacgccccaacccaagccccaacccacgcccccggggtggtggcttgggcgttttcagccaacccacgccccaacccaagccccataccctaAACATTGTTTGTTTTGCTAAGGTTAGGGATTGCTTGACGACAAGGTTTTAAAAACCAGTTTATACCGGCCGGTTGAATCGGTTAGATCGAATACCGGAAGTTTGGCCGACACAAATCATACCGGAAGTTTCAATCGGATGTACCAGGCGGTTTTACCGATTCTACCAGACGGTTCAACCGATACTACCGGGTGGTTTGAAC of Helianthus annuus cultivar XRQ/B chromosome 1, HanXRQr2.0-SUNRISE, whole genome shotgun sequence contains these proteins:
- the LOC110881846 gene encoding chromodomain helicase hrp1 isoform X2, with the translated sequence MSGSKIPLPPLQPGESWKRKHSTSNAQVDANMGARSSKQARHRASMLAKRGQIVEIHNRILPYYNKLHDHRNKGQNAVLFDGQDRLLKVISFVSSLLDNMKKPILIIASSSARLLWESEFSKWSKSINVVTYKGTKDIRAAIRGSEFQVLLSSPDAIVEDMETLVHIKWELLVIDECQHPVISMHLKTIQMLMADMKLLTIFGEPVDVFQISLVDCKNEKIQSDADMEMNDDISTLKERLSPFIAFDCKFSTPDLKEYWVPVHLSSTQDRHDTLNLNQTELNRKSTPKDTSTVKVLQIPASTLVQPNNPYMINGPTTGPLRFQAPHLRSSPSSFASFRNQPTSSEPEPSLEPLPSLSATQTVDKHDHV
- the LOC110881846 gene encoding chromodomain helicase hrp1 isoform X1 — translated: MPTWVHDRRNKHVTVPRCLPKEVKLLKYIIVFFLIITSFMIIGTKVKMLFCLTGRLKSWPIFSLNDNPFLNEQKIKYMFKHFSTFYFINGMLQDRLLKVISFVSSLLDNMKKPILIIASSSARLLWESEFSKWSKSINVVTYKGTKDIRAAIRGSEFQVLLSSPDAIVEDMETLVHIKWELLVIDECQHPVISMHLKTIQMLMADMKLLTIFGEPVDVFQISLVDCKNEKIQSDADMEMNDDISTLKERLSPFIAFDCKFSTPDLKEYWVPVHLSSTQDRHDTLNLNQTELNRKSTPKDTSTVKVLQIPASTLVQPNNPYMINGPTTGPLRFQAPHLRSSPSSFASFRNQPTSSEPEPSLEPLPSLSATQTVDKHDHV
- the LOC110933131 gene encoding UPF0481 protein At3g47200, which gives rise to MSEHDQIQHSIDIPDDKILDWIIGSVTDVDANDTSQPSSAAKKIPRVPSMLSEKHNYEECFAPQDVSIGPYHYEEPKLQAFEELKPVMASSLFKHRPGALISLYKKVGEEEMMKDLRSFYEQDSTTKYSDKVFIKMMLLDSCFILYFMLYVHMGGSSRAYGSLFKSFDLVLSVWGDLLLLENQIPFKLLQMMNIWNETYIFKNIQALIHNIYMLRSSDQKRTWLKSILCIRSDQQRLESELTGDNAPDHLLHLLYLTHIPKDVSMKYKNKEYNYNSNNFPTVNQLLDVGIRFKQCDPISLKHVRFSKGWFEFSAAVQLPPITLSGETKPLLLNLIAYETGSGKDECFASYVCLLRSLIGSHEDVRVLKKAGVLQHRFGTDNDVVDFFNEIAADLIPQNEAYVELKDDIQSYYEGCSNTPISDLRREYRKSPWKFISLLGALIALFLTAVQTYFAVWSRK